A section of the Meles meles chromosome 8, mMelMel3.1 paternal haplotype, whole genome shotgun sequence genome encodes:
- the ELF5 gene encoding ETS-related transcription factor Elf-5 isoform X2, translating into MLDSVTHSTFLPNTSFCDPLMSWTDLFSNEEYYPAFEHQTACDSYWTSVHPEYWTKRHVWEWLQFCCDQYKLDANCISFCHFNVSGPQLCSMTQDEFIEAAGICGEYLYFILQNIRSQGYSFFTDTEETKAAIKDYADSNCLKTSGIKSQDCHSHSRTSLQSSHLWEFVRDLLLSPEENCGILEWEDREQGIFRVVKSEALAKMWGQRKKNDRMTYEKLSRALRYYYKTGILERVDRRLVYKFGKNAHGWQEDKL; encoded by the exons ATGTTGGACTCGGTGACACACAGTACCTTCCTGCCCAACACGTCCTTCTGCGACCCTCTGATGTCGTGGACTGATCTGTTCAGCAATGAAGAGTACTACCCTGCCTTTGAGCATCAGACAG CCTGCGACTCCTACTGGACGTCGGTCCACCCCGAGTACTGGACCAAGCGCCATGTCTGGGAATGGCTCCAGTTCTGCTGCGACCAGTACAAGCTGGACGCCAACTGCATCTCCTTCTGCCACTTCAACGTCAGTGGCCCGCAGCTGTGCAGCATGACGCAGGACGAGTTCATCGAGGCTGCCGGCATCTGCGGGGAGTACCTCTACTTCATCCTCCAGAACATCCGCTCGCAAG gttACTCCTTCTTTACTGACACTGAAGAGACCAAGGCTGCCATCAAAGACT ATGCTGATTCTAACTGCTTGAAAACAAGTGGCATCAAAAGTCAAGACTGTCACAGTCATAGTCGAACAA gTCTCCAAAGTTCTCATCTATGGGAATTTGTGCgagacctgcttctctctcctgaaGAAAACTGCGGTATTCTGGAATGGGAAGATAGGGAACAAGGTATTTTTCGGGTAGTAAAGTCAGAAGCCCTGGCAAAGATGTggggacaaaggaagaaaaatgacagaaTGACGTATGAAAAGTTGAGCCGAGCTCTGAG GTACTACTACAAAACGGGAATTTTGGAACGGGTCGACCGAAGGCTAGTATACaaatttggaaaaaatgcacACGGGTGGCAGGAAGACAAGCTATGA
- the ELF5 gene encoding ETS-related transcription factor Elf-5 isoform X1 yields MWGQEAHRPVPLTVRTLPVHTWVMLDSVTHSTFLPNTSFCDPLMSWTDLFSNEEYYPAFEHQTACDSYWTSVHPEYWTKRHVWEWLQFCCDQYKLDANCISFCHFNVSGPQLCSMTQDEFIEAAGICGEYLYFILQNIRSQGYSFFTDTEETKAAIKDYADSNCLKTSGIKSQDCHSHSRTSLQSSHLWEFVRDLLLSPEENCGILEWEDREQGIFRVVKSEALAKMWGQRKKNDRMTYEKLSRALRYYYKTGILERVDRRLVYKFGKNAHGWQEDKL; encoded by the exons ATGTGGGGGCAAGAAGCCCACAGGCCTGTCCCTCTGACTGTGCGGACCCTCCCTGTGCACACCTG GGTGATGTTGGACTCGGTGACACACAGTACCTTCCTGCCCAACACGTCCTTCTGCGACCCTCTGATGTCGTGGACTGATCTGTTCAGCAATGAAGAGTACTACCCTGCCTTTGAGCATCAGACAG CCTGCGACTCCTACTGGACGTCGGTCCACCCCGAGTACTGGACCAAGCGCCATGTCTGGGAATGGCTCCAGTTCTGCTGCGACCAGTACAAGCTGGACGCCAACTGCATCTCCTTCTGCCACTTCAACGTCAGTGGCCCGCAGCTGTGCAGCATGACGCAGGACGAGTTCATCGAGGCTGCCGGCATCTGCGGGGAGTACCTCTACTTCATCCTCCAGAACATCCGCTCGCAAG gttACTCCTTCTTTACTGACACTGAAGAGACCAAGGCTGCCATCAAAGACT ATGCTGATTCTAACTGCTTGAAAACAAGTGGCATCAAAAGTCAAGACTGTCACAGTCATAGTCGAACAA gTCTCCAAAGTTCTCATCTATGGGAATTTGTGCgagacctgcttctctctcctgaaGAAAACTGCGGTATTCTGGAATGGGAAGATAGGGAACAAGGTATTTTTCGGGTAGTAAAGTCAGAAGCCCTGGCAAAGATGTggggacaaaggaagaaaaatgacagaaTGACGTATGAAAAGTTGAGCCGAGCTCTGAG GTACTACTACAAAACGGGAATTTTGGAACGGGTCGACCGAAGGCTAGTATACaaatttggaaaaaatgcacACGGGTGGCAGGAAGACAAGCTATGA